The nucleotide sequence TTCGATACCGACGATCGCCCGGTCCATGGGTATGACCGCCAGATTGCCCAGCACCGGAACAAGCGGTGTTCCCATCGCGACGCCGTAGCGCCGGGTGAACTGGGCCCCGCTCTCATCGCGCACGATGGGGCGGGCCAGCGCGGTGATGAGGTCCCAGGTGTGAACCCCGATGCGGCCCTTCGAACTACCGAGTGTCGCGATCTCGCGCAGCGTTGGCCACAGCGCCGCGTCCGGACCGACCGGCAGACTGTCACCGTAGTGTTCGAAGTCTGACTGCAAGACATACAGCGGCGGGCCTTTGTCGCCCACCCGGTCGCGGTGAGCTCGCACATAGCCGGCAAGAGCACGCACCGCCGCAACATTCGTCAGGCCAGGCAGATAGGAGTAGACGCCGGGCAGGCCGTAGCAGCGCGCGTTATGCGAAAGCAGCTGAAACAGAGCCGAACCCACGACGTGATCGCTGAACGCGGGCGTGTGGGCGGCGCGTACTTTCCCTTTGGTCTCGAGCATCCAGAGGTCGACCGGCTGCGGTCGGTATCGGCCGCTGCCGACACCGCGGGCTATCGCCCGCGACAGCGTGCGCCGCTGGCTTGCGGTGCCAAAGTAGGTGACGCCGCCGGCCGCCTCACCGAAGGCCAACCCGCGCCGGCGCTTCTTGGAGAAGATCCGCAGAATAGCGTCTTCGTAGGTCTTCGGATCCGCCAGTCGCCGCTCGATGTCAACGGGTTCAACCATGGCGGCCCAGCCCCGTCTCCATGGTGCCCCAGCTGAACCGCCAGGCCTTCATGGTTTGCAGCCAGCGCCTGAACACCGCGGGTTCGGGGTCGGGAGGCAGCAGCATGAGCCGACGCAGCCTGCCATCGTGATACAGCGGCGTGAGCAGGCGATCAGCCAAGGGAACCACGATGGAGCCGCCTTCGAGGCTCGCTATTGCCGCGGGCAATGCCGCGGTCAACACACCGTGGTGGAGATTGCGCATGTCTCGTGCCCCCGCGAACGTATCGAGGTCGAAAACGATGCCGTCCGGAAAGAGCACATGAAACTCGGCGCAAAGCGTTTCAACATCACCCGACTGCGATGTCACATCGTCCATTGGCAGGATCCATTTTTCGGCGATCAGACGGTCGAGGGCGGCCGCTCCGGTAGTCATCGGCATGCCCAACGAGTTGCCGCGGTTGGCAGCGCCCCCGGTGATCGCCTGGAGCGCCAGATGCGGCTGCGGTGCGGTATCGCCGTTCGCGGCTCGCTGGTAGTAGACAAGAATCGTTGCCGACCGAAACGCGAAATGCCCTTTGCCACTGAAGTTTTGCCGCATCAGCGCCACCGCGGCCGATCTCTGCTTGGCCGCGATCGAGTCCGGGATGGTGATGCTGCCGACCAGGACTGGCCCCTGCTCACGGGCGAGCGCACGCATCCAGTCACCCAACATCAGCAGCGTGGGCGGCGCAGGTGGGCGGCGGTCTCGATAATGCTGCAGGTCGATCAGCACGACAAGTTGAGCGATCAGCGCGGCGGTGATCTGAATCAGGTCAGAGGCGGGGTTGCGGTCCATCCATACCAGCCACAACAAACCGGCCAGCAACACGACAGTCAACAGGTGGGTGCCGAAACGACCTTCGGAGAACAGGCGGATCTGGTACATCCCGATCAAACTGCGCACGACAAAAAGCGGAAGCAACGCAAACAGGAAGCTCAGCGGAATGTCGTGCAGGACATAGGTCCCGAGCACGGCAGCAAGCGACCAGAAGAACAGGGCGATGAGCGGCGTCATCATCAGGAGACGGTGGAAGAAGAAGAGCCGAAATTCCCTGAGCGCCGGGATACTGCGCAGCCGGACGAAATCGAAATAGAAAAGCCCCGCGCCCTCGAAGGCGCCGCAAAACAACGGCAGCACCAGATAGAAGAACTGGAACACATCAACGTGCCGCCACGCCGCCACACCGGCGGTGAGATCAAACGATCGCGTGCTCGTCCCATACACGCCGACAATGGCAAGCACGATGATCGCGTCCATGCGCAACACAAGTCCCGACAGCGTTGTCTGCAGACCAAGCCAGGGCGGGATCTTGGGCAACAGCCGCCAGAATGCGTACCAGGGTGCCCCCAGTTTCGGCCACAGCCCGGTCAGCCGATAGACCTCGAGGGTGAAGTGCACGGTGCCCCAAATGCCGATGGCGTTGGACGCGACGATCGCAATGATGATCGCGGCGGTGGGATACCAGTAGAGGCCGGCGGTGAGAATTCCCAGCTGAACGAAGGTGGGAGCGAACATCAACCATCTAGGCCGGTAGATGCGCCGAGTGGCATAGATCCCGGAATGGATCACCCGGACCGGAAAGCCGAGCGCCAGTTCCAGGACCACCAGAAGTGCATAGAGGTGCGCAATCGAGTCGTCGCCCGAGGGGCGCAACAACGTCAGTGCAGCACCGGCACCGATCATCAAGACCACGGCCACAATCACCGAAAGAACCAACCAAGAACCAATTTCACGTTCGGCCGCATCCCGGTCCCCGGCCCGGAAGAAACCCCTCAGCCGCTCCCGCATCACTTCGAGCAGCCCCCACCAGCCGCCGCCGGCGATCAGGCTGCCGATTCGCAGCACCATGACGGTAAACACGGCCAGCCCACCGAGGCTGGAGAGCAGCAGCAGGAATTCGATGACGTGAACGGCGAATCGGCTGGTGTCGAGCAGGAACGCGGACCGCAGCCGGTAGCGGAAGTAGGCGAAGATCCGGCCGGTGAGCAGGCTCGTGTAGAGAGAAACCAAGCGGCCTTCCCGGCGCGCTCTGCGCTGGAACCAGCGATCGATCTCGTTCACGAGACGCGTTTCCGGCGCCGCGAGCTCGTCGGCTTCGGCAAACACATGTGATCTTTGGCGGGCGATCCACCAACGTTGACACACGGACGTGAAAAGCTGTACTGCGTTACTGGTTTGGGCGAGTGCGGGAATCTCCCACTCGACACCGCTGAGAAGAGTGGACCATGCAACTGCGGCGAGGCGATAAGGCTGTACTTTCGATATCGGCCGGTCTCGCGGCGATTGTCGTCGCGGCCGTCGCCTTCAGCCTGCTCGTGGTGGACCGCTCGCCGCCACCCTCCAAACAACCCGGCAACAGCAGCTCGAGCCTGCTCGTGATGACCTGGGGCCCCAGCCTGTGCCGGGTGGAGCGCAACAACTCCGGATGCAGATCCGGTCACGTCGAGAAGTTGGGGCGGGCATTGATCCTGCACGGGCTCTGGCCCCAACCCCCAACCGAACAGTTCTGCGACGTGCCAAAGGCGGACGAAGGTCGGGCTCGTGACCATCTACGCGATACCGACATCGCGTCGCTGGATCTGCCGCAGGACGTGCAATCGAAGTTGCAGTCGATGATGTCGGACATCAAGGCCATGGTGCCCCACGAGTGGTATGCGCATGGCAGCTGTTCCGGCGTCACACCGGCGGTCTACTTCAGCGATGCCGTGACACTCGCCGACCAGCTCGGCAGGATCCTCGATCCGGTGTTCGAGAAGGCGCAGGGCCGGCAATTGTCGCTCGGCACGATACGCGAGCGCATCGATGCCGAACTGGGCGACGGGGCGGGCGAGCGCGTCAGTCTCACCTGCCGCGATGTCGACAAGAAAGAGATCGTCGTCTACGAGGTGCAACTGTCGCTTCCTCCCGTCGCCGAACTTAGCGCCACCCAGAGCACCCTGTCGCTGCAAGACTTGCTCTTCAAAGGCCCAACGATATCCGCCCAATGCCTGCGTGGACGTGTGCCGTGAGGATTTGCTCAAGTTTTGCGAACTCCACCGCTACATAAACCCAACGCCGTCGGTGGCGGTCGTTTCGCGGGTACCATCCCACCTCGCATCTGCACCCCGGTCAACCGCATACGGACTTCGATCCCGTGTCACCGGCCCGGGCATCAAACCGACACGGCAAGCGGGTGACCGGCCGGTGAATGCCCGGCCCGAGCGCCGCGATGAACCTGAATCCGAAACCAGCGGGCCATCATCCATGCGATAGATACGCCCACGGAAATGGATGCGCGCCGGCCGGACGACGAATCCGTCCTACCTACAGCACGTCGACTTGCCGGTCGGGCCCCGACGAATCGACTGCCGCACCGCAACCAGGGAACATCACGCCGATACCCTCCCGGGGTAGGGTATTATCCTTCGGCGCCCGAGCTGATTAGCATTCCCGCTGTGGGTACGCCGGGCATCAGACATTTTGCCCGCCCAATCGCTGGACCGTGGTTTGGCGACCGGCCGGGCACCAGCTCATGCACCAATCCGAAATTCAAGAAGTAGGAGAAAGCATGCATATTGCGCTAGTTCGAGCGGCGGCGGTCGCGGTGCTCCTGTCCCCCGGCTTCCTCGCCGTCGGCTGTGGTTCGGACTCGACGAAGTCCGGACCAACCACGCCGACCCAGTCGACGGCCAGCGGGGCGTCTTCGACAACCACGGCCCAGGCCAGCGGCGGTGAATGCCCCGCGGCGACCGCGGTCAACGTCAGCTCGACAAACGGCGGCTACCCGGATGGGATCAATTGGTCCACCGTCTACGCGGCGGCAGATCGCCCGCTGGCCGGCCTGGGGGGTGACGGCAGGGCGATCGTGGTGTACATCGGCACCACCAAGCGTCCGCTGGCGGAGCTCAAGGATCGCAAGATTGAACTGGCGGCCGACGAAGCGTTCCTCAAGCTGGAGTTCACCAACGGCGCGCAGAATGCCGGGGAAGGCGACTACACCACCTCCAGCGACCGCAAAGACCCCAACACGTTCGATCTCTCGATCCGGGTGACCGGACGAACGACGGTGCAGATGTCGCAGGCAAAGGGCAAGGCCCAGCTGGTCACCGACGGTAACCGGGTCTGCGGCAACTTCGACATTGCGGACAAGTGGACGTCGGCGTCTGGCACCTTCGTAGCCGAGGTGGCAACCTAGCCCGACCAGCCGGTTCATCGGCGTGCGTGTGGTGCGGCAGGATGGATATCACCATGACCGACACCGCGACCGATCCTGCGCCCCCAACCGCCAGCCGGGGGCGTCACCTGGTGCGGCTCGCGCTGTTCGCCGGGTTCCTGCTCGGGATGTTCTATCTGGTTGCCGTGGCCCGTGTCATCGACATCGCGGGGATCCGTAGCGCGATCACGGCGACGGGCCCCCTGGCGCCGCTGGCGTATGTCGTGATGTCGACCGTCCTCGGCGCGGTGTTCGTCCCGGGTCCGATCCTGGCGGCCGGCAGCGGCGTGCTGTTCGGCCCGGTACTGGGCACATTCGTGACCCTAGGCGCGACGGTGGGCACCGCGGTGGTCGCCAGCCTGCTCGGCCGACGCGCGGGCCGGGACAGCGCCCGTGTCCTGCTGGGCACCGACCGCGCCAATCGTCTCGATGCACGGATCGAACGTCAGGGGCTGTGGGCGGTGGTTGGCCAGCGCTTCATCCCCGGCATCTCGGACGCACTGGCCTCCTACACCTTCGGGGCCTTCGGGGTACCGCTGTGGCAGATGATCCTCGGGTCGCTCATCGGATCTGCGCCGCGCGCGTTCGTCTACACCGCACTGGGTGCCACCATCATGAACCTGTCGTCCTGGCTGGCGTACGCGGCCATCGCCGTCTGGTGCGTGACCGCGATCGTCGGGGCAGTCACCGCGCGGCGCGAGTACCGCAAGTGGCGTGAGCGCGCGAGCGACCCGGCGCCGGCCGAGTCGGCCTAGGTTCATCCGCGTCGACGACGACACCATCGGGTGACGGCTGGGCGGCGCTGCCGTACGGTCGCCAGCGACCCGTGAATCTTGTTTGGAAGGTGAGCGCACGCGATGCCGGAGCAGTCTCAGGTCCCATCCGCGGCCAGTGTCGCCGTGAGTCTGGCGTGGGTGGGCGGTGCGCTGGTCGGCGCCTACCTGCTCGGCGTGCTGTTGTCGTGGATATTGAAACGCATCGGCCGGCGCAGCGAACTGCTGCGCGATATCGCGCCGCTTACCCGCAAGCCGCTTCGGGTCACATTGATGGTGATTGCCGCGATTGTCGCGGTACAC is from Mycobacterium marinum and encodes:
- a CDS encoding ribonuclease T2 family protein, yielding MDRSPPPSKQPGNSSSSLLVMTWGPSLCRVERNNSGCRSGHVEKLGRALILHGLWPQPPTEQFCDVPKADEGRARDHLRDTDIASLDLPQDVQSKLQSMMSDIKAMVPHEWYAHGSCSGVTPAVYFSDAVTLADQLGRILDPVFEKAQGRQLSLGTIRERIDAELGDGAGERVSLTCRDVDKKEIVVYEVQLSLPPVAELSATQSTLSLQDLLFKGPTISAQCLRGRVP
- a CDS encoding TVP38/TMEM64 family protein, which codes for MTDTATDPAPPTASRGRHLVRLALFAGFLLGMFYLVAVARVIDIAGIRSAITATGPLAPLAYVVMSTVLGAVFVPGPILAAGSGVLFGPVLGTFVTLGATVGTAVVASLLGRRAGRDSARVLLGTDRANRLDARIERQGLWAVVGQRFIPGISDALASYTFGAFGVPLWQMILGSLIGSAPRAFVYTALGATIMNLSSWLAYAAIAVWCVTAIVGAVTARREYRKWRERASDPAPAESA